CGCCGGAACGCGTACCGGCGGCGGCTGACAGTGCGGCGGCGGTACGCGTCGAGTGGCGTGCCCGCGAACTGGCGCCCCCGCTCGTCGGCGTCCCGGCAACCGTGCGCGTGGTCGCCGCCGACCCCGAGATCGGGTGGGCGCTGACAAGGGCCCTCCGGGACCGCAACGCCATCGTCGTGGAGCCCGGCCGGCCCGCGGACACGACCGTCGTGGTCGGCAACCCGGGCAGCAGCCGGGGACCGGACGACCGGGCCGTCGAACTGAGCGCCTTCTGGGCCGAATTGGGCAGTCTGATGACGTCCCTGCCCGCGCACGGGAAGCTGCTCTGGGCCGGATTCCACGGTGTGGCCGTACACCCCGGCGAACGCGGCGCCCTGTCCCCGGAGGCGGCGGCCATGGCCGCCGCCGTACGGGCCGCCGGGGCGGAGAACCGTAAGCCCACCGCGGTCGTCCACCTGGACCCGGCCGACTCCGCCGAGGTGCGGGCCGCCTGTCTCGTGGCCGAGTACGCCGCCCTGAGCGCCGGACCGGTGGCCGGGGACGACGCGGGCACGGTGGTCGCCGCGTACCGGCAGGGCGTCCGGTACGTCCCGGAACGGGTGCCCGCGCCAGCCGGACCGTCGTACACCCTGCCCTCCTCCGGGTACTACCTGGTCACCGGCGGACTGGGCGCCGTCGGAGCGCGGCTGGCCGAGCGGCTGATCGAGCGGGGTGCCCGGCACATCGGCATCGTCGGCCGGTCGGTCGTCGATGCCGAGACCTCCGCTCCCCTGCGGGCGCTGGCGGCGCGCGCCGAGGTCGGGTACCTGGCCTGCGACGTGTCCGACCCGGCTGCGCTCGCCGACGCGGCCGGGGAGTTCGCCCGCCGCTGGGGCCGGCTGGTCGGAGTCGTGCACTCCTCCGGCGGAGTCAACCCGTTCGGGGCGATGCACCGCCGGGCCTGGGACGACGCCCGGAAGGTGCTCGCCCCCAAGATCCCCGGCTCGCTGAACGTCGTACGGCTGGCGAGGGACCAGGGCGCCGACTTCGCCGTCCTGGTGTCCTCGATCGCCGGTACGCAGGCGTCGGCCGGCCGGGGCCTGGTCGACTACAGCCTCGCCAACGCCTACCAACTCGCCCTCGCCGAGCGGGAGAACGACATCGGCACCACGGTCACCGCGCACGCGTGGCCGAACTGGACGGGCATCGGCATGAAGGCGGACGCGTCCTTCTCCGCCGCGCACTCGGTCGGCGCCGAGCAGGCACTGGACGCCTTCGCCGACCATCTGCGGTCGGGCGGAGCCGTGATCTTCCCGGGAAGCACGTCCGCCGCCCGCCCGGAGACCACCCCGTCCGCCGAGCCCGCCCGCACCGACGGATCCATCCACACCGACGGATCCATCCACACCAACGGGTTCACCGGGTCCGGGCCTGCGGCGGTGCCGGCCGAACCACCCGGGCTTCCCGTGGGCGCGCCCAACGGGCAGCAGGTCGCGGGGATGCGCGCACGGGTCAGGGACGCCTTCGTCCACGTCCTCGGAGAGGACCCGGGGGACCGCCCGCTCCCGTCCCTCGGGCTGGACTCCCTCGTGATCGCCGAGCTGACCACGGCCCTGGAGCAGCGCAGCGGACTGATCGTCGATCCGTCGCTGCTGATGCGGGCGCGCACCGCCGACGAGATCGCCGCGCGGCTCGCCGCCGACGAGGCGCCGGCCGCACACCGTCCGCCCACCCCGCCCCACGAATCCGCCCCCGTCCCGGCGCCCGTACCCGCCCCGAACGGCGTGTCCGTACCCACCTCCGCCCTGAGTGCCCTGCTGCGTCCGCTGCTCGCGCACGACGGACCGCGCGGACGGGGACAGGCATGACCGGGGCGGGGACAGACATGACCGGCGAGGGAACAGGCACGGCCGGAGAGTCGAACGAAAGGACTGCTGTGAGCGTGAGCGAGTTCGACACCCGCGTCGCCGTGATCGGCCTCGCGGTACGTCTCCCGGGCGCGGAGGACGTCACCGACCTGACGGCCCTGCTCGGCCATGACGGGATCGAGGTCGGTGAGGTCCCGCCGAGCCGGTGGGCCCGCGAGCTGTACCGGGGCGACGGGCCCCACCAGGGCACGCACCACCGGGGCGGCTTCCTGGTGGACCCGTTCTCCTTCGACCACGAGGCGTTCGGCATGACCGCCGGGGACGCCGTGCTCCTCGACCCCCAGCAGCGGGTGATGCTGGAGGTCGGCGCGCGGGCCCTGGAGGACTCCGGGTATCTGGGAGTACGCCGTCGCCTGGACGCGGGCGTGTTCGTCGCGGGGCGGATGAACGCGTACGGATTCGACCAGAACCGGGGCACGGTTCCGCCCGGCCCGGCCGGACCCGTCGGCATCCCCGGGCCGGCCGCCCTGTGGGGACGGTCGCAGAACTTCATGGCGGCCTGGCTGTCCGACCGCTTCGACCTGGCGGGACCGAGCCTGGTGGTCGACACCGCCTGCTCGTCCTCGCTGTCGGCGGTCTGGCTCGCCTGCCAGAGCCTCGCGGCCGGCAGCTGCGAACTCGCCCTGGTCGGCGGGGTGGACCTGCTGATCGACCCGCTGACGTTCGTCCTCCTGTCCCGCACCGGGGCGCTCTCCCCGGACGGGCTGTGCCAGACCTTCGACAGCAAGGCCAACGGCTATGTGCCCGGGGAGGGAGCCGCCGCCCTGGTGCTGAAGCCGATGCCCGCCGCACTGGCCGACGGAGACGTGATCCTCGGGGCCGTCAGCGGGGTCGCGGTCAACAACGACGGCCGCACCATGGGTGTCACCACCCCGAACCTGGAAGCCCAGATCGAGCTGCTGGACAAGGTGTACCGGACCGTCGACCCGTCGACCGTCCAGTACGTCGAGGCGCACGGCACCGGCACCGCCATCGGCGACCCGATCGAAGTCCGGGCGCTCACCGAGGTGTTCACGAGGCACGGCGTCGCCCGGAACTCCGTCGCGCTCGGCTCGATCAAGCGCAGGATCGGCCATCTGCACTCCGCGTCGGGACTCGCCGGACTGGCGAAGATCATCGTCGCCCTGCGCGAGGGCACCGTCCCGGCCGTGGCGGTCGAGTCGCCCAACCCGCGTCTCAATCTCGCCGACAGCCCCTTCCACCTGCCAGGCACCTCTCTCCCCTGGCCGGACGCCCCGGTGCGCCGGGCCGCGGTGAGCGGATTCGGCTTCGGCGGCACCAACGCCCATGTGGTGGCCGAGGCCGCCCCCCGTACGCCCCGGATCCCCGCCGGGTCGGCGGGCACCGGCGGCCGGTCCGTACCGGTCCAGGTGCTGCCACTGTCCGCCGACACCCCGTACGCGCTGCGCGAACTCGCCGCCCAGTGGCTGGAGTTCCTGCCGACCCTCACGGACGGGCCCCGCGAACTCGGCGACGTGTGCGCCACGGCCCGCCTGGCCCGGCAGCACCGGACCGAGCGGCTGGCCGTCGTCGGGGCGGACGCCGATCAGCTGGCCGCCGCGCTGCGCGGCCGGCTCCTGCGGGCCGGCGGACAGCCGGGGACCCGTCCCGCCGGCGGCCCCCGCACCACGGTGTCCGTACGTCCCGAGGCGGCCGGGAGCCCGCCCGCGTGGCTGACCGCACTCGACCGTTCCGTGCCGGCCGTGCATGAGGTCGTCGGTCTGTTCGAAGCCGCCACGGGCACCCAACTGGCCACCTTCTCGGGTGAGTTGCTGCGGATCGCGTCCGGCGTCGCACTCGCGGTCGCGCTGCGCGATCTGGGACTGCCCGAAGCCGCCGTCGACCTGCCCCCGGGCTGGCAGGCCGTCGGGGACTTCGTCCGGGGCCGCGTCCCGCTGGAGCAGGCGCTGGCCGACGTCCTGCGGGGTGACGCCGAACTCGCGCGTGACACCCCGGGCCGTACCCCGGCCCCCGGCGACGACGTCGGCGCACGGCTGGCCGAAGCCCGCGACGAAGCCGGGGTCACGGCCGTGCTCGCCACGATCGCCGCCGAACTCTTCCAAGGGGGCCGGGAGATCGACTGGGCGGTCTTCCAGCGGGCGGCCGGAGTGCCGTGGAGCAAGCGCCTGCTGCCCGCCGCCCAACTGCGCGGCCCCGCCCTGAATCTCGCCGAGCCGCTGCGCTCGGCCGCACCCGGTGCGCCCGCCGAACTGGTGGCGGACGAGGGGACGGCCGGATACACCTTCTCCCGCGTGTTCGGCCCGGCCGAGGCGCCCATCGCCCAGCACGCGGTGTACCGCACCCTCATGCTGCCGGGCGTGGCGTGGTTCGACTTCCTGCGCGAAGGCGCCGCGCTGCGGGGCGAACCCTTCCACGGCGCTCGTGACATCCTCTTCCACCGCCCCCTCATCCCGTCCGGGGCCCACCGGGTCGTCGGGCGGGTGGACGGGGAGAACCGGTTCAGGGTGGAGGACCCCGGGACGGGGGAACTCTTCGTCACCGGACGGCTCGTCACCGGGCGCCCGCCCGAGCCGCCGCTGCCGGTACCCCTGGCCGGTCTGCTGGCCGACTGCTCCGGCTCCGCCGTGCACGCGGGTTCGGGCGTCTACCGGTGGCTGCGCCGGATCGGCTACCACCACGGCCGCTACTACCGGAACATCTCCTGGGTGGCGGGGCTGCCGGACGGCGGCACCCTCGCCCGTGTCGAAGGAGCCCGGCAGCGGGAACTGAACCCGCCCGGCGTGGAGCTGTTCCCCGGGCTCCTGGACAGCGTGACGGTCGCGGCGATCGACCCGGCCAACCCGGTGTTCGGCGCGGCGGACGCGTCCGCGTTCATCCCGCTCTCGGTGGGCCGCCTGGATGTTCTCGGGCCGCTGGACGACGCCGCGTTCGTACGGACGGAGATCGCCTTCTGGAACGACGAAGCCTGTCGGGTCACCCAGACGGTCACCGACGAGGCGGGGACCCCGCTGCTGGTCTTCGGCGACATGGCGTCCAAGCGGGTTCCCGTCCAGGCGTTCGGCGCGGGGGAGACACCGGAGCCGGTGGGGCCCGGCGCACCGTCCGCGCCGGTGGAGCCGGAGGTACGCGTGACGGCGCCCGCCCCGGTGGTACGCACGGCTCCCGCCCCGGTCGTACGCACGGCTCCCGTCGCGGCGCCGCAGCCGGAGCCGACTCCGCCGGCGCCACCCCGACCCGCGGCCCCGGTGGTCCCGGCCGCCGCCTCGCCCTCCGCGCGGGCGCTCGCCTGGTTCCTGGAGTTCACCGGCACGTCCGACGAGCACACCGACACGGAGTTCCTGTCCGCCGGATTCGACTCGGTGGGACTGGTGGCGCTGAGCGAGCGCATCTCCCAGGAACACGGCCTCTCGCTCTACCCGACGGTCTTCTTCGAGTACCCCACCCCCCGGCAGTTCGCCGACTTCCTGGTGGACGAGGCCCCGGAACTCGTCGCCACACTGGCGGCCCCGGCGGCCCCGGTCGCCGATCAGGTGTCGGCGACGCCGGAGGTGCCCGCCCCGGTGGCGCGTACCACCGTCACGTCCCGAGAACCCGAACCCGAACCGGAACGCGAACCTCCGGCCGAAACCCCGGCGGCCCCTCCGGTGTCACGACCCCGTGACGTCGCGGTCGTGGGCGCGGCGATCAAGCTGCCCACCGCGAGCGACCTGACCGCCTTCGCCGAACTCCTCCTCGAAGGCCGGGACACGGTCCGCCCGCTGCCCGAGGGACGCTGGGACGCGGCGGCCGGACCGGTCCCGAACGCGTCGTTCCTGGACAGTGTGGACGAGTTCGACCCGGCCCCCTTCCGGATCTCCGCCCGGGAGGCTCCCCTGATCGATCCGCAGGCGCGGATCGCGTACGAGACGATCTGGGAGGCCCTGGAGGACGGCGGACGGATCGGCCGGCGGGCC
Above is a window of Streptomyces sp. NBC_01498 DNA encoding:
- a CDS encoding beta-ketoacyl synthase N-terminal-like domain-containing protein, which translates into the protein MSEFDTRVAVIGLAVRLPGAEDVTDLTALLGHDGIEVGEVPPSRWARELYRGDGPHQGTHHRGGFLVDPFSFDHEAFGMTAGDAVLLDPQQRVMLEVGARALEDSGYLGVRRRLDAGVFVAGRMNAYGFDQNRGTVPPGPAGPVGIPGPAALWGRSQNFMAAWLSDRFDLAGPSLVVDTACSSSLSAVWLACQSLAAGSCELALVGGVDLLIDPLTFVLLSRTGALSPDGLCQTFDSKANGYVPGEGAAALVLKPMPAALADGDVILGAVSGVAVNNDGRTMGVTTPNLEAQIELLDKVYRTVDPSTVQYVEAHGTGTAIGDPIEVRALTEVFTRHGVARNSVALGSIKRRIGHLHSASGLAGLAKIIVALREGTVPAVAVESPNPRLNLADSPFHLPGTSLPWPDAPVRRAAVSGFGFGGTNAHVVAEAAPRTPRIPAGSAGTGGRSVPVQVLPLSADTPYALRELAAQWLEFLPTLTDGPRELGDVCATARLARQHRTERLAVVGADADQLAAALRGRLLRAGGQPGTRPAGGPRTTVSVRPEAAGSPPAWLTALDRSVPAVHEVVGLFEAATGTQLATFSGELLRIASGVALAVALRDLGLPEAAVDLPPGWQAVGDFVRGRVPLEQALADVLRGDAELARDTPGRTPAPGDDVGARLAEARDEAGVTAVLATIAAELFQGGREIDWAVFQRAAGVPWSKRLLPAAQLRGPALNLAEPLRSAAPGAPAELVADEGTAGYTFSRVFGPAEAPIAQHAVYRTLMLPGVAWFDFLREGAALRGEPFHGARDILFHRPLIPSGAHRVVGRVDGENRFRVEDPGTGELFVTGRLVTGRPPEPPLPVPLAGLLADCSGSAVHAGSGVYRWLRRIGYHHGRYYRNISWVAGLPDGGTLARVEGARQRELNPPGVELFPGLLDSVTVAAIDPANPVFGAADASAFIPLSVGRLDVLGPLDDAAFVRTEIAFWNDEACRVTQTVTDEAGTPLLVFGDMASKRVPVQAFGAGETPEPVGPGAPSAPVEPEVRVTAPAPVVRTAPAPVVRTAPVAAPQPEPTPPAPPRPAAPVVPAAASPSARALAWFLEFTGTSDEHTDTEFLSAGFDSVGLVALSERISQEHGLSLYPTVFFEYPTPRQFADFLVDEAPELVATLAAPAAPVADQVSATPEVPAPVARTTVTSREPEPEPEREPPAETPAAPPVSRPRDVAVVGAAIKLPTASDLTAFAELLLEGRDTVRPLPEGRWDAAAGPVPNASFLDSVDEFDPAPFRISAREAPLIDPQARIAYETIWEALEDGGRIGRRADGGTTGLWIAYSHDHYHEERVRHGLHEGRGLGLEAMIANRLSYLMDWHGPSGLVNTLCSSSLVAIHSALQHLRTGDIDTAVIGAVHAGISPEYFRSMGDLMALSPRHRSRAFDSTADGFVPGEGAVAVVLRRYDDAVRDGDRIRGVIKGAAVNHGGRTTRYSAPSPRAQAAVISAALRDAGVSVESIGLVEAHGTGTSLGDPIEVEGLSRAWGGVGSGGSQFCALGSLKGNVGHLEPAAGLAGLVKVLLAMERGVVPPSLHVVRPNDHIRFEETPFYLADRAVEWPRAGGEPRRAAVSAFGMGGVNAHVIVEEAPAREERVVPAGESHVVRVSAAEETALRALAGSYADALADVPAEELGDFAFTANTGRAEHRYGVAVQGADARELAAGLREIAADSRALPRRGGSGVPIAFMFTGQGSQYVGMGRGLYAAEPVFRAALDECAELLAGQAEVPLRELLFGEDTGRLGRTAYAQPAIVSVQVALVRWLESVGVRPDVVVGHSLGELTAAWAAGVMDLGDLLELTALRGRLMESQPGEGAMAVVHADPEAVLAALTHFPGVEVAAFNAPRSVTVTGPVDHVSAFCAGSGLRTQRLAVSHAFHSASMEGAVAPFTEAVAQRALSAPDIGFASTVTGGWHAPDTASAPAYWGRAIREPVRFSQALATLAAANPAVVWEIGAHPQLTSLAKASWAGEQPVWLSTLRRDRVDQAEVHRALAGHYNHTRTELDWSALHEGKGRRTLTLPTYPFNRRRFWIAPAPHDTTSSRHNPHSEQNPKNQQNPKNEMKRHLNHG